GCATCACCTTGAAAATTTTTACATGGATTTCAGTTAGAAAATTAGTATTTTGGTTGTTTGAAGCAAGGATAGCTACTAGTGAGAAAGAGGAGGAATAAGGTCACTATTCATAGAGTCAAgtaagaaaggaaaaagaaatgtTTTTGTAGTTAAGAGTAGTCTGCTAGCCAGTAGTACTGGTAGTCAGAAAGCTGAAAACCATTCCTTTTGTGATTTGGGAAGAGTAAGCCAACTAAGTATGTAGAAAGGTTTTTGGGGATTTCCTATGTATCATGGAGAAGAGCCAATTGTTTACACTTTCAATTTGCTTTTGCAAGACATATCTCCAATATGAAGTTTATTTTATGGGAAAAAATTAAGGCATTATTTATGTTGATGGATATGTATCATGGAGTAGAGTAAAATGTTTCAAGACTCTTCAAttagtttttgcaaaaaaaaatatCTCCAATGTGAAATctgttttttggaaaaaattggtGGGAGAAGTTTTGCATTTTGGGGAATTGGCCCTCTTTTTTAAACTCAGATAATTAAATTTTTCATCCAACTTAAACTGAAACTTTTTCCCCTGTTTTCTTTGGCTCCTATGTGAACAGTCTCTTTTGTACAAGCTATGGTAATTTTTGTTTTTCACATGTCTCTCAAATGCTATGATTGAAGGTGAGGGAGGTGAGAACCCATCTCGATTGGAGCCTCTTCCAGACGGTTCAATGAATTCAAAGAGGAGTGCAATTAAGCAGGTTGCAAGTGGGAGATTTGGAGTTTCAAGTTATTACCTGACAAATGCTGATGAATTACAGATAAAAATGgctcaggtataaatttgataTTATGCATTCGAAGATGCAATTTATATCATGTTTTTGAAGACTTGCCATTGAATTTGTATATTCCTATTTAGCCCCTGTATTCCTGTTGGAACAGAGGTTCCTCTTGTTTATGGATTTATGTTCATGGACAGATGATGCTGTGTCTGCAAAGCACCTCTGGGTGCCTTTGCATCTTTAACTGATACCTACATTTGGCATTTGGTGAGGCTAAATGTGAACCAAAACAAATTTTCTTgtttttattgtttgaatataattttaaattgtggTTTTCCTTACTGCACAGGGTGCCAAACCAGGTGAAGGAGGTGAACTTCCTGGCCACAAGGTCATTGGAGATATTGCAGTTACCAGGCATTCCACTGCTGGGGTTGGACTCATTAGCCCCCCTCCCCATCATGATATCTATTCAATTGAGGATCTTGCCCAACTAATCCACGATCTTAAGGTGTGGATGCTGCTGCTTCTGCACCTGTCATGTATATTGTTGCAAGCTCCTAGAATATGCTTTTGTGTGTGATTGTCTTGAAGCTTATGTAGCTAACAGAGAGCATTTTCAGTCGCTATCATAAAAAAATTAGTCATCttaacttctttttttttggtGTGTAGAACTCCAACCCATCAGCTCGAGTAAGTGTGAAGTTGGTATCTGAAGCTGGTGTGGGAGTAATAGCCAGTGGGGTTGTGAAGGGGCACGCTGACCATGTTTTGATCTCTGGTCACGATGGAGGAACTGGGGCTTCTAGATGGACTGGTATAAAAAATGCTGGGCTTCCATGGGAACTTGGTTTGGCTGAGACACACCAAACTCTGGTTGCTAATGACCTTCGTGGCAGAACAGTTCTCCAGACAGATGGACAACTGAAAACTGGAAGAGATGTGGCAATTGCTGCACTCCTTGGTGCAGAAGAGTTTGGGTTCAGCACTGCTCCTCTGATAACTCTTGGCTGCATCATGATGCGGAAGTGCCACAAAAACACCTGTCCTGTTGGCATTGCTACCCAAGATCCAGTTCTTAGAGAAAAGTTTGCTGGGGAACCTGAACACGTCATAAATTTTTTCTTCATGCTAGCAGAGGAGCTCAGGGAGATTATGTCTCGGCTTGGTTTCCGAACAATCAATGAGATGGTTGGTCATTCAGATATGCTTGAAGTTGATAAAGAAGTGATCAAGAACAATGAGAAGCTGGAGAATATTGATCTAtcccttttacttagacctgctGCTGACATTAGGCCTGAGGCTGCTCAGTATTGTATTCAGAAACAGGACCATGGCTTGGACATGGCTTTGGACCAAAATCTTGTATCTTTGTCCAAAGCAGCTTTGGAGAAAGGTCTTCCTGTGTACATTGAAACACCTATCCGCAATGTAAATCGTGCAGTTGGCACAATGCTTAGTCATGAAGTGACTAAGCGCTACCACCTGGCAGGGCTTCCTACTGATACTATTCATATTAAACTCACTGGTAGCGCAGGTCAAAGTTTTGGAGCTTTTCTCTGCCCTGGAATCATGCTGGAGCTTGAAGGTGACAGCAATGACTATGTTGGCAAAGGATTATCAGGTGGCAAGATTGTAGTTTATCCTCCAAAAGGTAGCAAGTTTGATCCAAAGGAAAATATTGTGATTGGTAATGTAGCTTTGTATGGGGCAACATGTGGGGAAGCATATTTCAATGGGATGGCTGCAGAAAGATTCTGTGTTCGTAATTCAGGGGCAAGGGCAGTTGTTGAAGGTGTTGGTGATCATGGGTGTGAGTACATGACTGGTGGGATTGTTGTTGTGCTTGGGAAAACTGGGAGAAATTTTGCTGCAGGCATGAGTGGTGGTATTGCGTATGTTCTTGATGTGGATGAGAAGTTCAGGTCCCGATGCAATCCTGAGCTGGTGGATCTTGATAAAgtagaagaagaggaggatattaTGACACTTAAAATGATGATACAACAACATCAGCGTCACACAAACAGCCAGCTAGCCAAAGAAGTTCTGGCTGACTTTAAAAATCTTGTACCTAAATTCATTAAGGTCATTCCTAGGGATTATAAACGGGTTCTTGCAAGCATGAAAACTGAGCAAGCCTCTAGAGAAACCGCACAACAGGCTACTGAAGGCGCTGAGGAGCAAGAAGAAGTAGAGTTAACAGAAAAAGATGCTTTTGAAGAGCTTAAGAAGTTAGCGGCTGCATCTTTGAATGAGAAAGCTAGTCAGGTAACAATCTtaaactaatttttaattattcttGAGAACTTCCAATCTGTTGATAGATCTTTTGCATGTCCATGTCTGCTTCATGGGTGATGGGTCTATCGTTCTCTTAACaactttcttttcttctcttattacattaatatttatttgccAGTCAAAGCTTAAAAATGAGGAACTCTTGATTTGTTTTACAAATGCAAAATGTTGAATGATTCATGtctttataaattgaactggtgCTAGCTTCACATCTCCCATATTAGTGAAGTTGTGAATGTTTCCTATGGTGAATGTTGCATATAGgaatattttccctttttttggTGGGGGGTGGGGGGAGCAGTTTCCTTTTATGTAGCCATGCTCGTCCATTTTTTGAATCTTGATTTTGTATCTTTAGATTGAAACATTGATGTAGATAGTACACCCAAACCTGAAGGCCAAACTCATTGGTTTCAAGTGCCTCTCCAAATGTGTGGAGATAAGGCTGCATTCATCATGTCGACATGCTCCAGAATTCAATACATGGAAGGTTTGTAAACTGGTGTTGCATTTGTGACTTCCTATGCTGAATGACATAGGAAAATTTTGCCAGTCTGTTTCCCCCATTTTACTTggtgtatatacatattttctatttttttttttgcgggATCGATTGATATTTCTCATCTTAAATGTTTTCTTATGGGAAAATTtgctaatctctctctctctctctctctgctaaGTAATCATGTTAACTTCCTTTGGAACCTTGCAAACTTCTTGAGCTCTCCTGGTTGTTTTGTTTTGTATGCTTTATCTTATTTCAGTTGGCAGCTTTCTTCTAGTGACCCACATAATCTGTTTAGGGGGCCTAACAAGAGCGTTTCACAGGTTGTAGAAGAGGCTGAACAATTGAAGAGACCTACCAGGGTAATTGATGCTGTTAAACATCGAGGGTTCATAGCTTATGAGCGTGAAGGTGTTGCATACAGAGATCCTAATGTTCGTATGAATGACTGGAAGGAGGTTATGGAGGAGTCAAAGCCAGGCCCGCTTTTGAAGACTCAATCTGCCCGTTGCATGGACTGTGGTACTCCCTTCTGTCACCAGGTAATGACAACTATACATTTTTATTGATTATAtgtcaattttaaaattttagcaaGTTTTCTTTTGAGCTTTTGTTCCTAGTTAATCCGttctcattttttcttaaaaaatataatacaggAGAACTCTGGATGCCCACTTGGCAACAAAATACCTGAATTCAATGAGTTGGTTTACCAGAATAGGTGGCGTGAAGCATTAGATCGGCTTCTAGAGACTAACAACTTCCCAGAATTCACTGGCCGAGTCTGCCCTGCTCCTTGTGAAGGATCTTGTGTTCTAGGAATTATTGAGAATCCTGTATCTATTAAAAGCATTGAATGCTCCATCATAGACAAAGCTTTTGAAGAAGGGTGGATGGTGCCTCGTCCTCCCCTCAAGAGAACTGGGTATGCCTTTTCTTTTAATTGTCTTGTTTTTTCTGTGTTTCATCACAAGTGCATTTATCTCTGAGGTGTTCTATTTTCAAGCTGACCGCATAATTTTAAAACCATTGAacttttcattgatgattattggGTTGTTTTTGGAGTGGTCATGTTTTTCTGGATTTGTAAACTATAGAATTTGTATTTCATAAATGGGAATTCCAAAATTTGAAGTCACATGGTAGCAGACTTAACATTTAATTATGCATATGATTATAGGAAACGAGTTGCCATTGTTGGAAGTGGACCAGCTGGCTTGGCAGCTGCTGATCAGCTGAATAGAATGGGCCATTTTGTCACGGTGTTTGAGCGTGCCGACCGAATTGGTGGGCTTATGATGTACGGAGTTCCCAACATGAAGGCTGACAAAGTGCATGTAGTCCAACGACGGGTTAACCTTATGGCTGAGGAAGGAGTCAATTTCGTAGTTAATGCTAATGTTGGAAAGGACCCCTTGTACTCCCTCGATCGTCTTCGAGAAGAGAATGATGCCATCGTGTTGGCAGTAGGATCCACAAAGCCGAGGCAAGTGTCAGGAAGTGGATAACGAGATattttaatgttatttatcatCAGAGTTGTTTTGCTTGTTAAGTTTGTCAGTGTATTGTTCTATATGATTATAACTTTAAATCTGTCACTGGTATAGGGACCTTCCTGTTCCAGGACGGGAGCTGTCGGGGATCCACTTTGCCATGGAGTTTCTTCATGGAAACACTAAAAGCTTGCTTGACAGCAATCTCCAGGATGGTAACTACATATCAGCCAAGGGCAAGAAAGTAGTAGTCATTGGTGGGGGCGACACCGGCACTGATTGCATAGGGACCTCTATCCGACATGGTTGCAGTAGCATTATAAATTTAGAGCTTCTTCCTGAGCCACCACTGACCAGGGCGCCTGGCAATCCTTGGCCACAGGTTTGTCTCCTTTAcagtt
The Malania oleifera isolate guangnan ecotype guangnan chromosome 13, ASM2987363v1, whole genome shotgun sequence DNA segment above includes these coding regions:
- the LOC131145391 gene encoding glutamate synthase [NADH], amyloplastic isoform X2, with product MKFLIHSRFSTNTFPSWDRAQPMRVLGHNGEINTLRGNVNWMKAREGLLKCKELGLSKNEMKKLLPIVDASSSDSGAFDGVLELLVRAGRSLPEAMMMMIPEAWQNDKNMDPQRKALYEFFSALMEPWDGPALISFTDGHYLGATLDRNGLRPGRFYVTHSGRVIMASEVGVVDIPPEDVCRKGRLNPGMMLLVDFEKHIVVDDEALKQQYSLARPYGEWLKRQKLELKDIVESVQESGRVPPAIAGVVPETGLEDNMKNMGIHGLLSPLKAFGYTVEALEMLLLPMAKDGTEALGSMGNDTPLAVMSNREKLTFEYFKQMFAQVTNPPIDPIREKIVTSMECMIGPEGDLTETTEEQCHRLSLKGPLLSIGEMEAIKKMNYRDWRSKVLDITYSKDCGRKGLEETLDRICSEAHDAIKEGYTLLVLSDRAFSSKRVAVSSLLAVGAVHHHLVKKLERTRIGLIVESAEPREVHHFCTLVGFGADAICPYLAIEAIWRLQVDGKIPPKPTGEFHSKDELVKKYFKASNYGMMKVLAKMGISTLASYKGAQIFEALGLSSEVIQRCFTGTPSRVEGATFETLAHDALYLHDMAFPPRVFAPGSAEAVALPNPGDYHWRKGGEIHLNDPLAIAKLQEAARANSVAAYKEYSKRINELNKTCNLRGLLKFKEAEVKIPLDEVEPASEIVKRFCTGAMSYGSISLEAHTTLAVAMNKIGGKSNTGEGGENPSRLEPLPDGSMNSKRSAIKQVASGRFGVSSYYLTNADELQIKMAQGAKPGEGGELPGHKVIGDIAVTRHSTAGVGLISPPPHHDIYSIEDLAQLIHDLKNSNPSARVSVKLVSEAGVGVIASGVVKGHADHVLISGHDGGTGASRWTGIKNAGLPWELGLAETHQTLVANDLRGRTVLQTDGQLKTGRDVAIAALLGAEEFGFSTAPLITLGCIMMRKCHKNTCPVGIATQDPVLREKFAGEPEHVINFFFMLAEELREIMSRLGFRTINEMVGHSDMLEVDKEVIKNNEKLENIDLSLLLRPAADIRPEAAQYCIQKQDHGLDMALDQNLVSLSKAALEKGLPVYIETPIRNVNRAVGTMLSHEVTKRYHLAGLPTDTIHIKLTGSAGQSFGAFLCPGIMLELEGDSNDYVGKGLSGGKIVVYPPKGSKFDPKENIVIGNVALYGATCGEAYFNGMAAERFCVRNSGARAVVEGVGDHGCEYMTGGIVVVLGKTGRNFAAGMSGGIAYVLDVDEKFRSRCNPELVDLDKVEEEEDIMTLKMMIQQHQRHTNSQLAKEVLADFKNLVPKFIKVIPRDYKRVLASMKTEQASRETAQQATEGAEEQEEVELTEKDAFEELKKLAAASLNEKASQVVEEAEQLKRPTRVIDAVKHRGFIAYEREGVAYRDPNVRMNDWKEVMEESKPGPLLKTQSARCMDCGTPFCHQENSGCPLGNKIPEFNELVYQNRWREALDRLLETNNFPEFTGRVCPAPCEGSCVLGIIENPVSIKSIECSIIDKAFEEGWMVPRPPLKRTGKRVAIVGSGPAGLAAADQLNRMGHFVTVFERADRIGGLMMYGVPNMKADKVHVVQRRVNLMAEEGVNFVVNANVGKDPLYSLDRLREENDAIVLAVGSTKPRDLPVPGRELSGIHFAMEFLHGNTKSLLDSNLQDGNYISAKGKKVVVIGGGDTGTDCIGTSIRHGCSSIINLELLPEPPLTRAPGNPWPQWPRIFRVDYGHQEAAAKYGNDPRSYEVLTKRFIGDENGVVKGLDVVRVHWEKDAGGKFQFKEVEGSEETIEADLILLAMGFLGPEVTIAEKLGLERDNRSNFKAEYGRFSTSIEGIFAAGDCRRGQSLVVWAISEGRQAASQVDRYLLREKEDLTISPGSQEDLIKRQYKSNQYTVIT